CTTCGCCCAAGATTTCCCAGGCTGGCCCCTATGTCTTTCGCCTGTGTACCCCCATTCATACCCAGGCAAAGGCGCTGGTTGCCAAAGCCGTGGCCCTGAGCGGCAAAAGCAATCCCAGCGCGGCCATCGTGTACAGCAATGATCCCTATGGCAAAGGCTGCAAGAACCTGTTCACCAGCTATCTTGGGGAACTGGGCATCATCCCGGTGGGCGTGGAGGCCTTTCAGCGCGGGGACAAGGATTTTCAGGCCCAGCTGACAAATATTGCAGGCAAAAATCCCGATCTCCTCTTTTTCCCCGGCTATCTCCAGGAAACAGCCCCCCTCATGAGCCAGGCCAGGCAGATGGGTCTTACGGGTCTCAGTGTGGGTGTATTCGGGGACATGGCCCCCCTGTACATCGAACTTGCGGGCAAGGCGGCCGAAGGCCATCTGAACGCCAGCGAATACGACGAAGCCAACCCCTCGGCAACCAACAAGAAATTCGTTGCCGCCTACAGGAAGATCCTGGCCGAAAATCCCCAGGCTTCCAACAACATCATGTTCGCCTCGCTGACGTATGACGCAGTCCAGCTCCTGGCAGATGCCTTTTCCCGGGGAGCCTTTACCGGGGAAGCCATCAGAAACCACCTGGCAACCGTAAACGCCTTTCCGGGCGTGACCGGCTCCCTGTCCTTTGATGCCAACGGCGATGTCCAGAAGGGAGATGTCTATCTCTTCCAGGTCAAACAAGGAACCTACCAAAGGATATGAAACACGACTGAAGGACGCAGGACCTGCAGGAATCATCCCGGATTGCATATTCTGCGTCCCGATGCCTTGAAAAAACCATGCTCACCCAACAAATCGTCAACGGTCTTGTCTCCGGTTCGGCCTATGCATTGGTGGCCCTTGGCTACACCCTCATCTACGGGGTGCTCGGTCTGATCAACCTGGCCCAGGGAGAATTGTACATGGCCGGAGCCTTTGGCCTGTGGGCCGGCATGGCCTGGCTCGGGCTGCCCTTTCCCGTGGCCGTACTCTTCGGCCTGCTCCTGACCGGGATCGTGGGCGTGTCCATGGATCGGTTCGTGTTCCGCCCCTTGCGCAACCGACACCCGCTCATTCCCATGCTCGCGGCCATTGGCCTGTCCATCATGCTCCAATCCCTGGCCCTGCTCTGTTTCGGTCCGGAAACCAAACCCTTTGCCCTGGAACTTCCGCCTGCCCATCTGAGCCTGGGGCCTGTGCGCATCTCCCTTATCCAGATCATGCTCATGGGAAGCGCCCTTGTGGTCATGATGGGACTCATCTGGTTTGTGCACTTCTCCAGAAACGGCAAGGCCCTGCAGGCCGTGGCCCTGTCACCGGAAGCGGCCAGAATCGTGGGGATCAAGCCGGATGCCTGCATCGGCATGGCCTTTTTTGCCAGCGCCCTCATGAGCGGGGCCGCCGGCATGATGATGGCCGCCTATTACAACGCCACCTATCCCTACATGGGCGTGCTTCCCGGACTGAAAGGATTCTGCGCGGCCGTTCTGGGCGGTGCCGGGTCCATTCCCGGAGCCATCCTGGGCGGCCTGCTCCTTGGTCTGGCGGAAAACCTGGGGGCAGCCTATGTTGCCTCGGGATTCAAGGACGCCTTTGCCTTTGGCATCCTCATCGTCATTTTGCTTGTCCGCCCCTCCGGTATCCTGGGCCGTCGAAAAAAATGAACCTGCCGGTCTTGCCCTTTGAACGGGAGATCTTTATGTGCAGGGTTTCGTGTTGGTTCACTCCCCATGTCGGACTTCCAGGATGAATGGGTAATTCATGCACCCCAAGCGATATTCGACTCCCATTGCATCAGCTCTCAGCCGTTTCTTCAAGGATCAAAACGGTTCGGACAACCTTTCCCTGGCCCGCCTCTGGGAGCAATGGGACACCCTTTTGGGTCCGGACATCACCGATCTGATCTGTCCATTGGGACACACCAGGGACACCCTGCTCCTGGGGGCCGAGGATGCCATTGTCATCCATGAATTCACCTATTTTTCCGACCAGATACTGGAACGGGTCAATGGTTTTCTGGGCCGAGAGGTTTTCAAGCACATTCACATAGAATTGCTCAGGGGACGAACCCCGTTAAACAAAAAATTGCTGACCGAATCAGGTTCCTACCCCCATCCAGACAAACCCGAAAATCTGGGTCAGCCAGGGGCCCTTCCTGACGACGGATCACCCGTTGCCAGGGCCTACAAAGCCTATGTCAGACATTTTCAGGACCAGTCCAAGTCTGAGTCTGCCCCTGACTCAACCACCAACAAGCCAACCCCATCATAAGATAAGGAGGATCTTTACATGAGTGACACATTCAATCCCGAAGCAGTACTGTCCGGACTCAAAAAGCCTCTGGACAAGATGACGGTCAAGGAACTCAAGGAACTGGCCATTTCCAGCTTTCCCCAGATTGTTGGTGCCTCGGGCAAACAAAAGGAAGAGCTGCTGGCAGAAATCAAACAGGCCCTGGGCATTGTCGAGGAAGAGGGGGGAGCTTCTCCGTATGCTCCGCAAATAAGATCTCTCAAAAAAACCATTGCCCAACTCAAGACCAGAAAGAACCAGATTCCCAAAAGCCAGCGCACGGAACGGGAAAAGCTGCGCAAACAGATCCACGAGCTGAAGAAAAAAACCCGCCGTCTGGCTGCTGTCTAAAAAATTTGCCCTCAATGAAAAAAACCTGTTGACAGCAGCATACTGTTTCCCTAAATAGGGCTCTCTCTTGCTGGGCGATCGTTCAACGGCAGGACAGCGGACTCTGACTCCGTCAATCAAGGTTCGAATCCTTGTCGCCCAGCCACAGGCTGTCCCCATCGTCTAGCCCGGTCCAGGACACCAGATTTTCATTCTGGGTACAGGGGTTCAAATCCCCTTGGGGACGCCAAACGGCACCAAGCCCCGTTCATCTTTTGATGAACGGGGCTTTTTTGCGTCAATGGACCTGGCTACATCCACTTCTTTGTCCATGCGTGCCGTGCAGGAACAGCAGTCACCAGCCACATCATCCCCGAACAACCCGGGCCCCAACCTCTCCCCTTTCCTCAACATGGCCATTGCCGCGGTTTCCCCCTGCCAGGAGAGATGTTCAACAGGATCACCACAAATACGTATTCTCCTGCCGACACCCTGATCCCCCTTTCCCCGTGCTCCACGCCCCCTTGTCCCGGGCCGCAACATGATTTTGTCACAAAAGATTACCCGGCTTGTCACATATCCGTAACACTCTTCACCTAGATAAGGTCCATCAAGCACGTGGACATCTCATCCAACCTTTCGGAGGTTACTCATGAAATCACGTTTCAAAGCTCTTGTTGCTGCTCTCTGCCTTTTTGTCGCCCTGCCCGCCTGGGCCGGGTCCGTTCAGATCAAGGGTTCAACCACGGTTCTGCCCATTGCCCAAAAATGCGCCGAAGCGTTCATGAAGATCAATCCGGACATTGCCGTGTCCATTTCCGGGGGTGGTTCCGGCAACGGCATCAAGGCCCTTATCGACGGGACCACAGACATTGCCGATGCCTCCCGCTTCATCAAAAACAAGGAAGTCAAGCGGGCCGTGGAAAACGGTCGCTATCCCGTGCCCTTTGCCGTTGGTTACGACTGCATCGTTCCTGTTGTGCACCCTTCCAATCCCGTGACCAACCTGACCCTGGATCAGCTCAAATCCATCTACAAGGGGGACATCACCAACTGGAAGCAAGTAGGCGGTCCCGATCAGAATATCGTGGTCATCTCCCGCGACACATCTTCAGGCACCTATGAAGTCTGGGAGAAAAAGGTCATGAACAAGGAGCGGGTTTCCAAACGCGCCCAGCTTCAGGCCTCCAATGGAGCTGTGGCCCAGACTGTTGCCAAAAACAAACGGGCCATCGGGTATGTGGGTTTTGGCTACCTGAACAGCGAAATCAAGGGATTGACCGTCAATGGGATTCAGGGAACCCCCTCTTCCACCTTGAGCGGCACCTACCCCATCTCCCGCGCCCTGTTCATGTTCACCCAGGGATGGCCCAAGGGTGACACGGCCAAATTCATCAACTTTGTGCTCAATCCCAAAACCGGTCAGCCCCTGGTCAAATCCGCCGGTTTTGTCCCCCTGTACTAGATGTTGCAGCCATGAATGCCCGGGCGGGCCATGGAGCCTGCCCGGTCTTCACGTTTTTGTGCTGATGCCGCACCCAGGTTTTCCTGTTTCGGGATCAAGGTAAAGAGGTCAAACCGGCAGGTAGCACATGGCTGCCATGGCAATGGGCACTATCCGGCAGGCCACAGGGGAGTGTTCACCCCTTCTTCAGCCATCCAAAACGTATCGAGGTGTCATGCAAACACCCAGAACCTTTCGCGAGACGTGCATCAAAACGTTTTTTCTGTTTACCGCATGCATCTCCATCCTGGTCCTAACCCTGATCATGGTCTTCCTGGTCATGGAAGGGCTGCCCCTTTTCAAAACGGTCCCAATAACGGACTTCCTGTTGGGGAGCGACTGGTATCCCACTGCGGATCCGCCTGATTTCGGCATCCTGCCGCTCATTGTCGCCTCCCTGAGCGTGACCGTTGTGTCCTCACTCATGGCCATTCCCCTTGGCGTCATGACCGCCATCTATCTGGCGGAAATCTGCTCCAGGCGCATGCGCAACATCCTCAAGCCCATTGTGGAACTTCTGGCGGCGTTGCCGTCGGTGGTCATCGGTTTCTTCGGCATGGTCATTGTCGCGCCCTTTTTGCAAAACTACCTGGATCTGGACACGGGTCTGAACCTGTTCAACGCATCACTCATGCTCGCCTTCATGTCCATTCCGACCATCTGCACCGTGTCCGAGGATGCCATCTACTCGGTGCCCGGCGAACTCAAGGAGGCCTCCCTGGGACTGGGAGCCACCCATTGGCAGACCATAGCCAAGGTGATCCTGCCGGCCTCCCTTTCGGGCATCAGCACGGCCGTGATCCTGGGCATGTCCAGAGCCATCGGCGAAACCATGGTGGTGCTGATGGTTGCAGGAGGAGCAGCCCTTATCCCCGTCTCCATCTTTGATCCGGTCCGGCCCATGCCCGCGTCCATTGCCGCGGAAATGGCCGAAGCCCCGTTTCAAAGCGACCATTATTACGCCCTGTTTGCCACGGGCATGGTCTTGTTCCTGGTGACCCTGATCTTCAACATGATCGCCGAACACATTGCTCACAAACACAAGCAAACCGGTGCGGCAACCCTCTAAAAAGGTGTACAAGGCATCATGAAGTATTCCACCAAACGCAGGATAATGCAGTCGGGAGTCTTCTCCCTGCTCCGTCTTTCCGTGGGCATCAATGGACTGGCCCTGGCCATTATCGTCTATTTTCTGATCATCAACGGAGCCCAGGTCATCACCTGGGATTTTCTGACCCAAAAGCCCTTTGATTCCATGACCCAAGGCGGGATCATGCCCTGTATTGTGGGGACAATCATCCTCAGCTTCGGAGCCATGGCCATTGCCTTCCCCCTGGGGGTCTGCTCAGCCATTTATCTTCACGAATACGCCCGTCCCGGCAAACTGCTTCGGTTCATCCGCTTTGCCATCAACAATCTGGCTGGTGTTCCCTCGGTGATCTTCGGCCTGTTCGGTCTGGCCTTTTTTGTCACCTGGATGGGTCTTGGCGTGAGCATCCTTTCGGGGATTCTGACCCTTGGTTTCCTGGTTCTCCCGGTGATCATCGGCACGGCCGAAGAGGCCTTGCGCTCGGTACCCCAGACCTATCGGGAAGCCTCCCTGGGACTGGGAGCCACCAAATGGCAGACCATTGCCCAGGTGGTTCTGCCGGCCGCCCTTCCGGGAATGCTCACGGGTTCGATCCTGGGACTCAGCCGGGCTGCCGGGGAAACAGCCGCCATCATGTTCACGGCAGCTGTTTATTTTTCGCCCAAGATGCCCACATCCATCTTTCACGATGTCATGGCCCTGCCCTATCACATTTACGTCCTGGCCACGGCGGGCACGGCCATCGACAAGACCAGACCCCTGCAGTACGGTACATCTCTCGTGCTCATCCTGCTGGTCTTTGGCATGAACCTCGTGGCCATCTGGTACAGGGCGAACATGCAGAAAAAAGCCAGATAACCGCAATGCACCCTCAACCCAAATCATTTGTCATGCGCATACTCATCGTGGAAGACGAACCCGATATTTTGAACCTTTTGGCATTCAATCTGGAACACTCCGGATTTGAAACCATCAAGGCCGTGGACGGGTATGAGGCACTGGAAAAAATCCGCAGGGATATTCCGGACCTGATCCTTCTTGATCTGATGCTCCCCAAACTCAACGGCTTTGAGGTCTGCAAAAAAATCCGGGAAAGCCCCGGACTCAAGCACATCCCCATCATCATGCTCACGGCCAAGGGGGAAGAAAGTGATACCATCACCGGACTTGAACTGGGAGCCGATGATTACGTGACCAAACCCTTCAGCCCCAAGGAACTGGTTCTGCGCATCAAGGCCATCCTCAGACGGGTCAAGCCGGCCCAGAAGATGGTTTCCCAATGGAAGAACAAGGGGGTGTACATCAACTTCGAGACCTACGAGTTCAGGATACATGGCGAGAAACAGGAACTCACGGCCACGGAATTCAAACTGATCAAGGAACTCATCCTCAACCAGGGCCGACCGCTCACCAGGGAGTATCTCCTGTCCAAGGTATGGGGATATGAATTCGAGGGATATGCGCGCACTGTGGACACCCACATACGCCGGTTGCGCAAAAAAATGGGGCCGTGTGCTCCCCTTCTGGAAACGGTTCGCGGCATTGGCTATCGGATGCAATAGCAGCACACGCCATGGCCTTCTCATCCACCCATGACCCGGTCTGTCAGGTACCTTATATCATGCAAAATCTTTCCTTTCGCGCCAAAATGCTTCTCGCCTTTGTGGTCATCCTCATTTGTGCGCTCATCGTACCCTCCCTCATCTACCGGCACAAAATGGTTGCAACCATCAGAGATGATGCCCTGACCACAGCAAAGGCCCAATTGAACACGGTTGCCTGGCTTCTGGCATCACATGACAGACCCTATACGGAACACGCTCTGGACCAGCGACTTGCAACCCTTAAAAAACACCTCGGGGTACGCATCACCGTGGTGGATATCAATGGAAACGTCGTGGCTGATTCCGATGTACCCCTGGACCAGGTTCACCATCTGGACAATCACGCCTCACGCCCGGAAATCGCCCAGGCCCAGGTCCAACCCATGGGCGTGAGCGTCCGTTTCAGCGCCACCCAGGAACGTGACCTCATCTACATTGCCCGGCAACTCACCCTGCCGGGTATGGGCTCGGGCATGGTCCGCATTGCCCTGCCCTATTCCCATGTACAGGAAATTCTCGACCATATGACCAGGAGCTTTTGGGGCCTCCTGGCTCTGACCCTGGGCATCTTTGCGCTTTTGACAACCCTTCTTGCCAACCAGATGACCAGGTCCATCAACAACCTGGTCTCCATGGCCATTTCCATTGGTGAGGGGAAATACTCCAACCGGATCCGCATAGCCCCTGGCAAAGAGTTTGCCCCGCTCTTAAAGGCCATCAATCACATGGCCCAAAAAATCCAAACCAATATCGAAACCATTACCTCCCAGAAAATGGAACTGGAGGCCATCCTCAACGGCATGAAAGAAGGGGTTGTCGCCCTGGATAGTGCGGGCAACATACTGGAATGGAATCGGAGTATGGAGACCATCTTTCCCCATATCCTCGGGAAAAAAGGACATCGTCTTATTGAGGCCATCCGCATCCCGGAACTGGAAACCACCTGTCAATCCGTCCTGCACAACAAGGTTTCCTCACCTCAAACGGTTTCATTGCAACTGACAACCCATGACAACCGAAGTTACGATGTGAACATTGTTCCCACGGGCAAGGAGGAACCCAAGGTCATCGTGGTTTTTCATGACATCACCGAAATCAACCGCCTTGAAATGATACGCAAGGATTTCGTGGCCAATGTGTCCCATGAATTGCGCACTCCCCTGACCTCCATCAAGGGCTATACCGAAACCCTGATGGATCTCCAAAAGGACCAGGATGAAAACGCCACCCGATTTTTGCGCATCATCCTCAAACATACCGATGCCATGGCCGGAATTTTGAATGATCTTCTCAACCTGGCCCGGCTGGAAAGTTCTTCCGACGGAAATGAAATCTCGGTCCAACCGGTTCAGGTCAAACCGGCCATGGCCATGGCCCAGAAAAGCCTCGCCCATCTGGTGGAATCCAAGAAGATCCACATCAAGGAAGATCTTTCCCCTGGCGACTGCACGGTTCTGGTCAACCCGGCCCACCTGGAACAGGTGTTCAAGAATCTTCTGGAAAACGCGGTCAAATACGCTCCCGAGATGACGGGTTCCATTTGCATACGCATCAGGGATTGCGGGGATGAATGTCTCTTTGAAATAGAAGATAACGGACCGGGCATTCCCCTCAAGGAACAGGACCGGATCTTTGAACGATTTTACCGGGTGGAAAAAGACCGCAACAGCAAAATCGCCGGGACAGGACTGGGACTGGCCATCTGCAAACACATTGTCCAGCAACATGGCGGCAGGATCTGGGTCACCAGTCCGTTGGAAACATCATCCGGCTCCCGGTTCTCGTTCACTCTGAAAAAGGTCTGACGCCCTTGCGCTGCCACCCTGCAATCACCCGGAAAATGACAGTAACACGTCTTGAACCATCAGCAACAAGCCTGCACAACACGTCTTGCAGGCATACCCTTCAACCCCCAAGGTAAAGCAAGAGTATGCAACCCATTGTCAAATGTACGGCAAAACATGTGGATTTTTTTTACGGTGATTTTCACGCCCTCCACGCCATTGACCTGGACTTCCATCAAAACGAAGTCACTGCCCTCATAGGGCCTTCCGGATGTGGCAAAAGTACCTTTTTGCGATGCATCAACCGGATGAACGACCTCATTCCCGGAACACGGATTGAGGGTGAACTGACTCTTGATGGGGAGGACATTTATGCCCCGGGTCTTGACGTGGTCACCCTCAGACGCCGGGTGGGGATGGTTTTTCAAAAACCCAACCCTTTTCCCAAGACCATTTTCGAAAACGTTGCCTACGGGCTGCGGGTCAACGGCATCAAGGACAAGGAATGCATTGCCCAGCGTGTGGAAGAAAGCCTCAAGCTGGCCGCCCTGTTTGACGAGGTCAAGGATCGCATCCACCAAAGCGCCCTGGGCCTTTCCGGAGGGCAACAACAGCGTTTGTGCATTGCCCGGGCACTGGCCGTGGAGCCCGAGGTCCTGCTCATGGATGAACCGGCTTCAGCCCTGGACCCCATTGCCACTCAGAAAATCGAGGAACTCATCCACCAACTCAAACAGCGATTCACCATTATCATCGTCACCCACAACA
The window above is part of the Desulfoplanes formicivorans genome. Proteins encoded here:
- a CDS encoding ABC transporter substrate-binding protein, which codes for MSHMLRLFCLCLVLVATTACGTSDQESASSTQDTSSSEATIKIGAVLRLSRGASDGLPARHGMEIAVNQINAAGGINGKQLEIIFYDSKDDSTTAVNAVQKLISVDKVQAIIGPMMSGNVLASAPLCNRNKVVMITPSGTSPKISQAGPYVFRLCTPIHTQAKALVAKAVALSGKSNPSAAIVYSNDPYGKGCKNLFTSYLGELGIIPVGVEAFQRGDKDFQAQLTNIAGKNPDLLFFPGYLQETAPLMSQARQMGLTGLSVGVFGDMAPLYIELAGKAAEGHLNASEYDEANPSATNKKFVAAYRKILAENPQASNNIMFASLTYDAVQLLADAFSRGAFTGEAIRNHLATVNAFPGVTGSLSFDANGDVQKGDVYLFQVKQGTYQRI
- a CDS encoding branched-chain amino acid ABC transporter permease, whose protein sequence is MLTQQIVNGLVSGSAYALVALGYTLIYGVLGLINLAQGELYMAGAFGLWAGMAWLGLPFPVAVLFGLLLTGIVGVSMDRFVFRPLRNRHPLIPMLAAIGLSIMLQSLALLCFGPETKPFALELPPAHLSLGPVRISLIQIMLMGSALVVMMGLIWFVHFSRNGKALQAVALSPEAARIVGIKPDACIGMAFFASALMSGAAGMMMAAYYNATYPYMGVLPGLKGFCAAVLGGAGSIPGAILGGLLLGLAENLGAAYVASGFKDAFAFGILIVILLVRPSGILGRRKK
- a CDS encoding DUF721 domain-containing protein gives rise to the protein MHPKRYSTPIASALSRFFKDQNGSDNLSLARLWEQWDTLLGPDITDLICPLGHTRDTLLLGAEDAIVIHEFTYFSDQILERVNGFLGREVFKHIHIELLRGRTPLNKKLLTESGSYPHPDKPENLGQPGALPDDGSPVARAYKAYVRHFQDQSKSESAPDSTTNKPTPS
- a CDS encoding phosphate ABC transporter substrate-binding protein, which produces MKSRFKALVAALCLFVALPAWAGSVQIKGSTTVLPIAQKCAEAFMKINPDIAVSISGGGSGNGIKALIDGTTDIADASRFIKNKEVKRAVENGRYPVPFAVGYDCIVPVVHPSNPVTNLTLDQLKSIYKGDITNWKQVGGPDQNIVVISRDTSSGTYEVWEKKVMNKERVSKRAQLQASNGAVAQTVAKNKRAIGYVGFGYLNSEIKGLTVNGIQGTPSSTLSGTYPISRALFMFTQGWPKGDTAKFINFVLNPKTGQPLVKSAGFVPLY
- the pstC gene encoding phosphate ABC transporter permease subunit PstC, producing the protein MQTPRTFRETCIKTFFLFTACISILVLTLIMVFLVMEGLPLFKTVPITDFLLGSDWYPTADPPDFGILPLIVASLSVTVVSSLMAIPLGVMTAIYLAEICSRRMRNILKPIVELLAALPSVVIGFFGMVIVAPFLQNYLDLDTGLNLFNASLMLAFMSIPTICTVSEDAIYSVPGELKEASLGLGATHWQTIAKVILPASLSGISTAVILGMSRAIGETMVVLMVAGGAALIPVSIFDPVRPMPASIAAEMAEAPFQSDHYYALFATGMVLFLVTLIFNMIAEHIAHKHKQTGAATL
- the pstA gene encoding phosphate ABC transporter permease PstA, giving the protein MKYSTKRRIMQSGVFSLLRLSVGINGLALAIIVYFLIINGAQVITWDFLTQKPFDSMTQGGIMPCIVGTIILSFGAMAIAFPLGVCSAIYLHEYARPGKLLRFIRFAINNLAGVPSVIFGLFGLAFFVTWMGLGVSILSGILTLGFLVLPVIIGTAEEALRSVPQTYREASLGLGATKWQTIAQVVLPAALPGMLTGSILGLSRAAGETAAIMFTAAVYFSPKMPTSIFHDVMALPYHIYVLATAGTAIDKTRPLQYGTSLVLILLVFGMNLVAIWYRANMQKKAR
- a CDS encoding response regulator transcription factor, with product MRILIVEDEPDILNLLAFNLEHSGFETIKAVDGYEALEKIRRDIPDLILLDLMLPKLNGFEVCKKIRESPGLKHIPIIMLTAKGEESDTITGLELGADDYVTKPFSPKELVLRIKAILRRVKPAQKMVSQWKNKGVYINFETYEFRIHGEKQELTATEFKLIKELILNQGRPLTREYLLSKVWGYEFEGYARTVDTHIRRLRKKMGPCAPLLETVRGIGYRMQ
- a CDS encoding HAMP domain-containing sensor histidine kinase, translating into MQNLSFRAKMLLAFVVILICALIVPSLIYRHKMVATIRDDALTTAKAQLNTVAWLLASHDRPYTEHALDQRLATLKKHLGVRITVVDINGNVVADSDVPLDQVHHLDNHASRPEIAQAQVQPMGVSVRFSATQERDLIYIARQLTLPGMGSGMVRIALPYSHVQEILDHMTRSFWGLLALTLGIFALLTTLLANQMTRSINNLVSMAISIGEGKYSNRIRIAPGKEFAPLLKAINHMAQKIQTNIETITSQKMELEAILNGMKEGVVALDSAGNILEWNRSMETIFPHILGKKGHRLIEAIRIPELETTCQSVLHNKVSSPQTVSLQLTTHDNRSYDVNIVPTGKEEPKVIVVFHDITEINRLEMIRKDFVANVSHELRTPLTSIKGYTETLMDLQKDQDENATRFLRIILKHTDAMAGILNDLLNLARLESSSDGNEISVQPVQVKPAMAMAQKSLAHLVESKKIHIKEDLSPGDCTVLVNPAHLEQVFKNLLENAVKYAPEMTGSICIRIRDCGDECLFEIEDNGPGIPLKEQDRIFERFYRVEKDRNSKIAGTGLGLAICKHIVQQHGGRIWVTSPLETSSGSRFSFTLKKV
- the pstB gene encoding phosphate ABC transporter ATP-binding protein PstB; the encoded protein is MQPIVKCTAKHVDFFYGDFHALHAIDLDFHQNEVTALIGPSGCGKSTFLRCINRMNDLIPGTRIEGELTLDGEDIYAPGLDVVTLRRRVGMVFQKPNPFPKTIFENVAYGLRVNGIKDKECIAQRVEESLKLAALFDEVKDRIHQSALGLSGGQQQRLCIARALAVEPEVLLMDEPASALDPIATQKIEELIHQLKQRFTIIIVTHNMQQAARVSDRTAFFYMGKLVEVNKTGKIFTKPEKKQTEEYITGRFG